The following are from one region of the Hymenobacter radiodurans genome:
- a CDS encoding ABC transporter ATP-binding protein: MQIQATGLGKRFNRDWIFRHLTHTFRPGTATAILGPNGAGKSTLLNTLSGQLLPTDGTLTYSLQGKPIPVEDIPAQLAYCAPYLELIEELTLSELLSFHTRFKPLRPGLSTRGLIELLYLEKSRHKLIRDFSSGMKQRLKLGLALYSAAPLLLLDEPTTNLDRAGVAWYQEHVHATVAGRLVLVSSNVAEEYDFCQEQLDVTSFGATAAR, from the coding sequence ATGCAGATTCAGGCTACCGGGCTGGGAAAGCGCTTTAATCGCGACTGGATATTCCGACACCTGACTCACACTTTCCGTCCCGGCACTGCCACGGCTATTCTGGGACCGAATGGCGCGGGCAAAAGCACCCTTTTGAACACGCTTTCCGGGCAGCTGTTGCCCACTGATGGCACGCTTACCTACAGTCTACAAGGCAAACCGATACCGGTAGAGGACATCCCGGCCCAACTGGCTTATTGCGCGCCCTATCTGGAGCTTATTGAGGAGCTGACACTAAGCGAGCTTCTCTCCTTTCATACCCGCTTTAAGCCTCTTCGGCCAGGCCTTAGTACGCGAGGCCTGATCGAGCTACTCTATCTGGAAAAGTCTCGTCATAAGCTCATACGGGATTTTTCGTCGGGCATGAAGCAGCGTCTCAAGCTAGGATTGGCGTTGTACAGCGCTGCCCCTCTCCTGCTTCTCGACGAGCCCACCACCAACCTAGACCGAGCCGGCGTGGCTTGGTATCAGGAGCACGTGCACGCTACGGTAGCTGGCCGCCTAGTATTGGTGAGCTCCAACGTGGCAGAGGAGTATGACTTCTGTCAGGAACAGCTGGACGTAACCAGCTTTGGGGCGACAGCCGCTCGGTAG
- a CDS encoding DUF4197 domain-containing protein, with protein MKKIRYSLVITALLGLHVAASAQVFRLPKLGGILTTPTTKTPTQGSTGSITQDEAARGLKEALTQGISKGADQASQQDGFYLNKLIRIPFPPDAQRVANTLRSIGLGSQVDKFELSLNRGAEDAAKSAKPIFLAAIKSLTFKDVWGILTGEKDAATNYLRRTTTSQLTTAFKPIIQQSLDKVNATRYYTDLTTRYNRIPLVQPVNTDLNQYATEKAIGGLFTLIAQEEANIRENPMARGSELLKRVFGKKS; from the coding sequence ATGAAAAAGATTCGCTATTCACTCGTAATAACTGCGCTGCTTGGTCTGCATGTGGCCGCCTCAGCGCAGGTTTTTCGCCTACCTAAGCTGGGGGGCATTTTGACGACTCCTACCACTAAGACTCCAACCCAGGGTTCCACGGGCAGTATCACGCAGGATGAAGCCGCCCGTGGCCTGAAAGAAGCCCTTACGCAAGGTATAAGCAAGGGCGCCGACCAAGCTTCTCAGCAAGACGGCTTCTACCTCAACAAGCTTATTCGCATTCCGTTTCCACCAGATGCCCAGCGCGTAGCTAATACGCTGCGTAGCATCGGCTTAGGGTCGCAGGTCGATAAGTTCGAACTGTCGTTGAACCGCGGCGCTGAGGACGCGGCTAAAAGTGCGAAGCCAATATTTCTGGCCGCCATCAAAAGCCTGACCTTTAAAGATGTGTGGGGGATTTTGACTGGTGAGAAAGACGCCGCTACCAATTACCTGCGCCGTACAACTACCTCGCAACTCACCACCGCCTTCAAGCCGATTATCCAGCAATCGCTTGACAAGGTCAATGCCACCCGCTACTACACCGACCTGACGACGCGCTACAACCGAATTCCACTGGTCCAGCCCGTTAATACTGATCTGAACCAGTATGCCACGGAGAAAGCCATTGGGGGGCTTTTTACCCTCATTGCGCAGGAGGAAGCCAATATCCGGGAGAACCCGATGGCTCGTGGAAGTGAACTGCTAAAGAGGGTCTTTGGTAAGAAGTCATAG
- a CDS encoding competence/damage-inducible protein A, translating into MRQVPNAEIITIGDELLYGQVVDTNSAFMGQELGKLGIRVRQITSVSDRAAEIVLALDAARERADVVLITGGLGPTKDDLTKHILTEYFRTELVLHEPSLRDVEGIFARFNRPMLEVNRQQAYLPAACTPVRNAVGTAPGMWFEDRGVVFVSMPGVPFEMKRMMTDIVLPKLKEHFHTAPIEHLVIQTVGIGESFLAEKISDWEDSLPPNFKLAYLPHLGAVRLRLTATDDGIPDLRGRLEANLPLLQELIGEYIFAVGEVSLEAAVGQLLVERNLTIGTAESCTGGYLAHKLTSVAGSSRYFLGGILAYHNDIKIKQLGVSTETLATHGAASEATVREMAEGARKHLGVDVALATSGIAGPGGGTPEKPVGTVCIAYADAHQTISKQFTFDRGRQLNIEYTTTIILNLLRLSLPK; encoded by the coding sequence ATGCGGCAGGTACCTAATGCAGAAATCATTACCATCGGCGACGAGCTACTGTATGGCCAAGTTGTAGATACTAACTCCGCGTTTATGGGTCAGGAGTTGGGTAAGCTTGGTATACGAGTGCGACAGATAACGAGTGTCTCCGACCGAGCGGCTGAAATAGTACTAGCCCTGGACGCCGCCCGCGAACGGGCCGATGTGGTGCTAATTACCGGTGGCCTCGGTCCGACGAAGGACGATTTGACCAAGCATATTCTCACGGAATATTTTCGCACCGAGTTGGTGCTGCATGAGCCTTCCCTGCGCGATGTGGAGGGCATTTTTGCTCGTTTTAACCGACCGATGCTGGAAGTGAACCGGCAGCAGGCTTACCTGCCCGCCGCCTGCACGCCCGTTCGCAATGCGGTGGGTACGGCGCCGGGTATGTGGTTCGAAGACCGGGGCGTGGTGTTTGTGTCGATGCCGGGTGTGCCGTTTGAGATGAAGCGTATGATGACGGACATCGTATTGCCAAAGCTGAAAGAGCATTTTCACACGGCACCTATTGAGCACCTGGTTATTCAGACGGTAGGCATTGGCGAGTCGTTTCTGGCGGAGAAAATCTCGGATTGGGAAGACAGTTTGCCTCCCAATTTTAAGCTAGCTTATTTGCCTCACTTAGGGGCCGTACGCCTCCGCCTTACCGCCACCGACGATGGAATACCCGACCTGCGCGGCCGACTGGAAGCGAACTTACCCTTGCTTCAGGAATTAATTGGAGAGTATATCTTTGCCGTTGGGGAAGTGTCGCTGGAGGCGGCCGTCGGCCAGTTATTAGTAGAGCGCAACCTCACTATTGGCACAGCCGAGAGTTGTACGGGCGGCTATCTGGCCCACAAGCTGACCAGTGTGGCGGGCAGCTCTCGCTATTTTCTGGGGGGCATTCTAGCTTATCATAACGATATCAAAATCAAACAGCTGGGCGTTAGCACTGAAACCTTAGCTACACATGGAGCAGCAAGCGAAGCTACCGTGCGTGAGATGGCCGAAGGGGCGCGCAAGCACTTGGGCGTAGACGTGGCGCTGGCAACCAGCGGTATTGCCGGCCCGGGTGGCGGCACCCCCGAAAAGCCCGTCGGTACCGTCTGCATTGCCTACGCCGATGCCCACCAGACCATCAGCAAGCAGTTCACTTTCGACCGGGGGCGCCAGCTCAACATTGAGTACACAACTACAATCATCTTGAACCTGCTGCGGCTGAGCTTGCCGAAGTAA
- a CDS encoding dihydrolipoamide acetyltransferase family protein, translating into MARVEMVMPKMGESIMEGTVLKWLKQVGDAIEQDESVLEVATDKVDTEVPAIHAGVLQEILVQEGEVVAVGAPIAIVETDVNSASATAPAAAPAAPQAVSTVDTPNGQDTAADVPHVPQLQDAQASQSSAQPQQGRFYSPLVLSIARQEGISMADLEYLPGTGKENRVTKKDILDYVEGGKKSLSQTSGTAAPAPAQTAPQAASAPATQSVQSPPTATAQVAPAEAAKPASSAPASKPAPSVSGNQELIEMDRMRKMIAQRMVDSKRIAPHVTSFVEADVTDLVNWRNKHKDAYKKREGENLTFTPILIQAIARAIQDFPNINVSVDGDYIIKKRDINIGLAVALPSGNLIVPVIHNADQLNLNGLSKKVNDLANRARINKLTPGDLEGGTYTVSNVGSFGNVMGTPIIMQPQVAIMALGAIKKKPAVIETPQGDLIGIRHFMFLSHSYDHRVVDGSLGGMFVRKVADYLEQFDPNTVI; encoded by the coding sequence ATGGCACGAGTGGAAATGGTGATGCCCAAAATGGGCGAAAGCATTATGGAAGGCACCGTCCTGAAATGGCTCAAACAAGTAGGCGACGCAATTGAGCAGGACGAATCAGTACTGGAGGTGGCTACCGATAAAGTAGATACCGAGGTACCGGCCATTCATGCCGGCGTTTTGCAAGAAATTCTAGTACAGGAAGGCGAAGTAGTAGCGGTGGGGGCTCCCATTGCAATTGTTGAAACCGACGTGAATAGTGCCAGCGCTACGGCGCCAGCCGCAGCTCCTGCTGCTCCACAGGCAGTTTCGACCGTAGATACTCCAAATGGGCAGGATACGGCGGCCGATGTGCCACACGTACCTCAGCTGCAGGACGCGCAGGCTAGTCAATCATCGGCCCAGCCCCAACAAGGTCGCTTTTATTCGCCCCTGGTATTGAGCATTGCCCGGCAGGAAGGCATTTCGATGGCTGATCTGGAATATTTGCCTGGTACCGGCAAGGAAAACCGCGTCACGAAAAAGGATATTCTGGACTACGTGGAAGGCGGCAAGAAGTCGTTAAGCCAGACGTCTGGCACAGCGGCTCCTGCGCCCGCGCAAACTGCTCCCCAGGCCGCCTCAGCGCCCGCCACGCAGTCGGTGCAGTCGCCACCTACGGCCACGGCTCAGGTGGCGCCAGCCGAAGCGGCAAAGCCAGCCAGCAGCGCGCCGGCCAGCAAGCCGGCCCCATCGGTGAGCGGCAACCAGGAGTTGATCGAAATGGACCGCATGCGCAAGATGATTGCTCAGCGCATGGTAGACAGCAAGCGAATTGCCCCCCACGTTACCTCCTTTGTGGAAGCGGACGTGACTGATCTGGTAAACTGGCGCAACAAGCACAAAGACGCCTACAAGAAGCGCGAGGGCGAAAACCTCACCTTCACGCCTATCCTCATCCAAGCCATTGCCCGCGCCATTCAGGACTTCCCCAATATCAACGTATCGGTGGATGGCGACTACATCATCAAGAAGCGTGACATCAACATTGGCCTAGCGGTGGCGCTGCCTTCCGGCAATCTGATTGTGCCGGTTATTCATAATGCCGATCAGTTGAACCTGAATGGGTTGAGCAAAAAGGTGAATGACCTGGCTAACCGGGCCCGCATCAACAAGCTAACTCCTGGCGACTTGGAAGGCGGTACCTATACTGTATCCAACGTAGGATCTTTCGGTAACGTGATGGGCACGCCCATTATCATGCAGCCGCAGGTAGCCATCATGGCGCTGGGTGCTATCAAAAAGAAGCCGGCTGTTATTGAAACGCCCCAAGGTGATTTGATCGGTATCCGTCACTTCATGTTCCTTTCCCACTCCTACGACCACCGTGTGGTTGATGGCTCGCTAGGCGGTATGTTCGTGCGTAAAGTGGCCGACTATCTGGAGCAATTTGATCCAAATACGGTTATCTAA
- a CDS encoding S9 family peptidase, whose translation MNHSLLWLAGAFALTLGVAQAQTQPTTYTMTTPPLAPSKPKQLTSPFGTRTDNYYWLNERENPEVISYLNAENAYFDKQMAPAKELEDKLFNEIKGRIKEQDESVPYRDNGYYYYTRYEAGSEYPIYCRKKGDMKAPEEILLNANELGKDKTYFQIGGYEVSDNNLVMAYGADTVSRRLYTLRFKDLKTGKLYPEKIVNTSGNAVWAADNKTLFYAKKDPTTLLPYQVYRHTLGTDPKQDVLVYEEKDNTFNLGVGRTKSKKYIFIGMGSTMSSELRYIDASNPTAAPKVFLAREKDHLYDVEHLGDKFYIRSNAGAPNYRLLETPVSNTAKTAWKEIIPHRKDVFLENMELFKNFLVLGERKEGLLGLRVRPWKGEEHYLNFGEPTYSASISVNPEFDTPVLRYSYTSLTTPNSTYDYNMVTKQKTLLKEQAVLGGFNKEDYVTERMYATAKDGTKIPISIVYKKGFKKDGNAPVLQYAYGSYGIISNATFSAARLSLLNRGFAYALCHIRGGQEMGRQWYEDGKLLKKKNTFTDFIDCSEFLIQQKFTSPAKLFAQGGSAGGLLMGAVVNMRPDLYKGVLAGVPFVDVVTTMLDESIPLTTGEYDEWGNPNKKEYYDYMLSYSPYDNVKKQPYPNMLVTTGLHDSQVQYFEPAKWVAKLRTMKTDNNLLLLHTDMAAGHGGASGRFKSIRDVARQQAFMLMLLGIKS comes from the coding sequence ATGAATCATTCCTTACTCTGGCTGGCTGGTGCCTTCGCCCTGACGCTCGGCGTAGCGCAGGCCCAGACCCAGCCTACAACCTACACCATGACCACTCCGCCTCTCGCGCCCAGCAAGCCCAAGCAGCTCACCTCGCCCTTTGGCACGCGCACTGATAACTATTACTGGCTGAATGAGCGCGAAAACCCCGAGGTAATCAGCTACCTCAACGCTGAGAATGCTTACTTCGACAAGCAGATGGCGCCCGCCAAAGAGCTGGAAGACAAGCTGTTTAACGAAATAAAAGGTCGTATCAAAGAGCAGGACGAATCGGTGCCTTACCGCGACAACGGCTACTATTATTATACCCGCTACGAGGCGGGCAGCGAGTACCCCATCTACTGCCGCAAGAAGGGCGATATGAAGGCGCCGGAGGAAATTCTGCTCAACGCCAACGAGTTGGGGAAGGATAAAACGTACTTCCAAATTGGCGGCTACGAGGTTAGCGACAACAACCTGGTGATGGCCTACGGCGCCGATACAGTGAGCCGCCGCTTGTACACATTGCGCTTTAAGGACCTGAAAACAGGCAAGCTGTACCCCGAGAAAATCGTGAATACGAGCGGTAATGCCGTGTGGGCCGCCGACAACAAGACACTTTTCTACGCCAAAAAAGACCCCACCACGTTGCTGCCTTATCAGGTGTACCGGCACACGCTGGGCACTGACCCCAAGCAGGACGTGCTGGTGTACGAGGAGAAGGATAATACCTTTAACCTAGGCGTAGGTCGTACCAAGTCGAAGAAGTACATCTTCATCGGCATGGGCAGCACCATGTCCTCCGAGTTGCGCTACATCGACGCCAGCAACCCCACGGCTGCTCCCAAAGTATTCTTGGCCCGCGAAAAGGACCATCTCTACGACGTAGAGCACCTGGGGGACAAATTTTACATTCGCTCGAATGCCGGTGCTCCCAACTATCGTCTGCTCGAAACACCCGTCAGCAATACAGCTAAAACGGCTTGGAAAGAGATTATTCCGCACCGCAAGGACGTGTTTCTGGAGAACATGGAGCTGTTCAAGAACTTCCTCGTGCTGGGTGAGCGCAAGGAAGGCTTGTTAGGCTTGCGCGTGCGTCCCTGGAAAGGCGAGGAGCACTACCTCAATTTCGGGGAGCCTACGTACTCGGCTAGTATCAGTGTGAACCCCGAGTTTGATACGCCAGTACTGCGCTATTCGTACACCTCGCTTACCACGCCCAATTCCACGTACGACTACAACATGGTCACGAAGCAGAAAACGCTGCTCAAGGAGCAAGCCGTGCTGGGGGGCTTTAATAAGGAAGATTACGTGACGGAGCGCATGTACGCCACGGCCAAAGACGGCACGAAGATTCCGATTTCGATTGTGTACAAGAAGGGCTTCAAGAAAGACGGCAATGCGCCGGTGCTCCAATACGCCTATGGTTCCTACGGGATTATTTCCAACGCGACCTTCAGTGCCGCGCGCCTGAGCCTGCTTAACCGCGGCTTTGCCTACGCGCTGTGCCACATTCGCGGTGGACAGGAAATGGGCCGACAGTGGTACGAGGATGGCAAATTGCTCAAGAAAAAGAACACCTTTACCGACTTCATCGACTGCTCGGAGTTCCTAATTCAGCAGAAGTTTACCTCGCCAGCTAAGCTGTTTGCTCAAGGCGGCAGCGCCGGTGGCCTGCTGATGGGTGCCGTAGTGAACATGCGTCCTGATCTGTACAAAGGCGTATTGGCCGGCGTACCGTTCGTGGATGTGGTAACTACCATGCTGGATGAAAGCATTCCGCTCACCACTGGCGAGTATGACGAGTGGGGCAATCCTAACAAGAAAGAGTACTACGACTACATGCTCTCGTACTCGCCCTACGACAACGTGAAAAAGCAGCCGTACCCTAACATGCTCGTTACCACTGGTCTGCACGACTCGCAGGTACAGTATTTTGAGCCTGCCAAATGGGTTGCGAAGCTGCGCACCATGAAAACCGATAACAACTTATTGCTGCTGCACACCGATATGGCAGCGGGCCACGGCGGTGCATCTGGCCGCTTTAAGTCCATTCGCGACGTAGCCCGGCAGCAAGCGTTTATGCTGATGCTTTTGGGAATTAAGTCGTAG
- a CDS encoding valine--tRNA ligase, whose translation MSIAKTYTPADVEAKWYTRWQEQGFFKAKPNPRKPAYSVVIPPPNVTGVLHMGHMLNNTIQDVLVRRARMQGKEACWVPGTDHASIATEAKVVALLKEKGIDKRDLTREEFLAHAWEWKEKYGGIILEQLKKLGASCDWDRTRFTMEPELTDAVLRVFVDLYQKGQIYRGIRMVNWDPQSRTAISDEEVIAKDTQAKMYYLRYPVVGQEGQFLTVATSRPETIMADVAVAVNPNDERYKHLHSQQVSIPLLGREVPIILDEYVAIDFGTGALKVTPAHDLNDYELGVKHNLPVIDILNDDGSLNEKAVLYVGQDRFAARKQIAKDLQAAGLLDKIEDYASVLQTSERTGAVIEPRLSMQWFCKMDQMAAKALAVVENDEIKLHPPKFKNMYRVWMENVRDWCISRQLWWGQRIPAYYLPDGSFVVALSENEALEAAREKTGNLDLQISDLRQEEDVLDTWFSSWLWPISVFDGFKDPDNPDINYFYPTDDLVTAPEILFFWVARMIMAGLEYRKEVPFRNVYLTGIVRDDQGRKMSKQLGNSPDPLDLIAQYGADGVRTGMLFSSPAGNDLLFDIRLVEQGRNFTNKLWNAFRLTQGWEVNQELPFVNEKAVEWFGAKLQSAQTELDEHFAKFRMSDALMTVYKLVWDDFCSVYLEMIKPAYQAPIDPETLRQTTAYLETLLKLMHPFMPFITEEIWHELAERGEKEYVCVAAWPKPQPLANAADILSRMDKALEIVAGVRNVRNQKGIGPNKPLTLAAKTEEAVLLRDYDGVIRKLAALSDISFVEAAPAGAVSFVLGTGEFFIPLEGHIDLGAERERLTREIEYARGFLESVMKKLSNEKFVQNAKPDVLERERQKQADAEGKITALEQSLAAL comes from the coding sequence ATGTCTATCGCCAAAACCTATACTCCCGCCGACGTAGAAGCCAAATGGTACACGCGTTGGCAGGAGCAGGGCTTTTTTAAAGCCAAGCCCAACCCGCGCAAGCCTGCCTACTCCGTGGTGATTCCGCCGCCCAACGTGACGGGCGTGCTACACATGGGCCATATGCTCAATAATACCATTCAAGATGTGTTGGTGCGCCGGGCCCGCATGCAGGGCAAGGAAGCCTGCTGGGTGCCCGGCACCGACCACGCGTCTATTGCTACCGAAGCTAAGGTAGTGGCCCTACTGAAGGAAAAAGGCATCGACAAGCGCGACCTCACCCGTGAAGAGTTTCTGGCTCACGCTTGGGAATGGAAGGAAAAATACGGCGGCATTATCCTGGAGCAACTCAAGAAGCTCGGCGCTTCCTGCGATTGGGACCGCACCCGCTTCACCATGGAGCCCGAACTGACCGACGCTGTACTGCGCGTCTTCGTGGACCTATACCAAAAGGGCCAGATCTACCGTGGGATACGCATGGTAAACTGGGATCCGCAGAGCCGCACGGCTATTTCCGATGAGGAAGTTATTGCCAAGGATACCCAGGCCAAAATGTATTATCTGCGCTACCCAGTGGTAGGGCAGGAGGGCCAGTTCTTGACCGTAGCTACCTCGCGCCCCGAGACGATTATGGCCGATGTAGCCGTGGCCGTAAACCCCAATGATGAGCGCTACAAGCACCTACACAGCCAGCAGGTAAGCATTCCGCTGCTGGGTCGTGAGGTGCCCATTATTCTGGATGAGTACGTAGCCATCGATTTCGGAACGGGCGCGCTGAAAGTGACGCCGGCCCACGATCTGAACGACTACGAGTTGGGCGTGAAGCACAATCTGCCCGTTATTGATATTCTCAACGACGACGGCTCGCTGAATGAAAAAGCTGTGCTCTACGTGGGGCAGGATCGTTTTGCTGCCCGCAAGCAGATAGCCAAAGATTTGCAGGCTGCCGGCCTGCTCGATAAGATTGAGGACTACGCTAGCGTGCTGCAAACTTCTGAGCGCACCGGGGCAGTGATTGAGCCGCGCCTGAGCATGCAGTGGTTCTGCAAAATGGACCAGATGGCTGCCAAAGCGCTGGCCGTAGTGGAGAACGACGAAATCAAACTGCACCCGCCCAAGTTTAAGAACATGTACCGGGTGTGGATGGAGAACGTGCGTGACTGGTGCATCTCGCGGCAGCTATGGTGGGGGCAGCGCATCCCGGCATACTACCTCCCCGATGGCTCTTTTGTAGTTGCTCTTTCGGAGAACGAGGCACTTGAAGCAGCACGTGAAAAGACCGGGAACCTTGATTTGCAAATCAGTGACTTACGGCAGGAAGAAGACGTGCTCGATACGTGGTTTTCTTCCTGGTTGTGGCCCATTTCAGTGTTCGATGGATTCAAGGATCCCGACAATCCCGACATCAACTATTTCTATCCTACCGATGACCTCGTAACTGCCCCCGAGATTCTGTTCTTCTGGGTAGCTCGCATGATCATGGCCGGTTTGGAGTACCGCAAAGAGGTGCCATTCCGCAACGTATACCTGACGGGCATCGTGCGCGACGACCAGGGCCGTAAGATGAGCAAGCAGCTCGGCAACTCGCCTGACCCGCTGGACCTTATTGCGCAGTACGGCGCCGATGGCGTGCGCACTGGTATGCTGTTTTCGTCGCCGGCTGGTAATGATTTGCTGTTCGATATTCGCCTCGTGGAACAAGGCCGCAACTTCACCAACAAGCTCTGGAATGCCTTCCGCCTAACGCAGGGCTGGGAGGTAAATCAGGAGCTGCCGTTCGTGAATGAAAAGGCTGTAGAATGGTTCGGGGCGAAGCTGCAAAGTGCGCAGACAGAGCTGGACGAGCATTTTGCCAAGTTCCGCATGTCAGACGCACTCATGACCGTGTACAAGCTTGTGTGGGATGACTTCTGCTCGGTATACCTGGAAATGATTAAGCCGGCTTATCAGGCGCCCATCGACCCGGAGACGCTACGCCAGACCACGGCTTACCTCGAAACTCTGCTCAAGCTTATGCATCCGTTCATGCCCTTCATTACGGAGGAGATATGGCACGAACTGGCTGAGCGCGGTGAGAAAGAGTACGTCTGCGTAGCGGCCTGGCCCAAGCCGCAGCCGTTGGCAAACGCTGCCGATATCCTGAGCCGCATGGACAAAGCACTGGAAATAGTAGCCGGCGTTCGGAATGTGCGCAATCAGAAAGGCATCGGCCCAAACAAGCCACTGACGCTGGCAGCGAAAACCGAGGAAGCCGTTTTGCTGCGCGACTACGACGGGGTAATTAGGAAGCTGGCCGCGCTCAGCGACATCAGCTTCGTGGAGGCTGCTCCGGCCGGGGCTGTCAGCTTCGTGCTGGGTACGGGTGAGTTCTTCATTCCCTTGGAAGGCCACATTGACCTGGGCGCCGAGCGCGAGCGACTGACGAGGGAAATTGAGTACGCCCGTGGCTTTCTAGAGTCGGTAATGAAGAAGCTAAGCAACGAGAAATTCGTGCAGAATGCCAAGCCTGACGTATTGGAGCGGGAGCGACAGAAGCAGGCCGACGCCGAGGGAAAAATTACGGCGTTGGAGCAGAGCCTAGCCGCACTGTAG
- a CDS encoding carbon-nitrogen hydrolase family protein — protein MAALFSFRKAPKATPSTSGPVNLPPTTSVRIGMGQLLVEGGEPLRNLERAARMIGEAAQQGCELILLPETLDFAWTHPSALTEAQPIPGPFSDLLCEQASKHKIYVCAGLTERLNGRNYNAAILINPEGEIIVKYHKINLLGVELPFYAVGQTLNVVDTPLGKIGVNICADNYLDGLSIGHTLARMGAEFIISPSSWTVDYSLTEEDDPYREKWVNPFSILARLYNVVVVGTTSVGYIVGGPYEGKKSVGCSLAVDASGVRAQGTFNEFAGDLVVADLPRPIRPEQGTAIGEMLQRKGYQFDKLL, from the coding sequence ATGGCCGCTTTGTTCTCTTTTCGAAAAGCACCAAAAGCTACTCCCAGCACTTCTGGACCGGTTAATTTGCCCCCCACTACCTCCGTACGGATCGGGATGGGCCAGCTACTGGTAGAGGGCGGCGAACCACTGCGCAACTTGGAGCGGGCCGCTCGCATGATCGGTGAAGCAGCGCAGCAAGGCTGCGAGTTAATTCTGCTACCCGAAACGCTCGACTTTGCTTGGACGCACCCAAGCGCCCTCACAGAGGCGCAACCTATTCCAGGACCGTTCAGCGACCTGCTTTGCGAGCAGGCAAGCAAGCACAAGATCTACGTGTGCGCGGGCCTTACGGAACGGTTAAATGGTCGGAACTACAACGCCGCAATTCTGATAAATCCGGAAGGCGAAATTATCGTTAAATATCACAAGATAAACCTATTAGGCGTTGAGTTGCCGTTTTACGCAGTGGGTCAGACCCTGAATGTAGTGGACACGCCTTTGGGGAAAATCGGAGTTAATATCTGCGCCGACAACTACCTCGATGGTTTGTCCATTGGTCACACGCTAGCTCGTATGGGCGCTGAGTTCATCATCTCTCCTTCTTCCTGGACCGTCGATTATTCGCTGACGGAAGAGGATGATCCGTACCGCGAAAAATGGGTGAATCCATTCTCCATTCTGGCGCGCCTATATAATGTGGTGGTGGTCGGCACCACGTCGGTGGGCTATATTGTGGGCGGCCCGTATGAGGGCAAGAAAAGCGTAGGCTGTTCTCTGGCAGTCGATGCGAGCGGTGTGCGGGCCCAAGGTACTTTTAACGAGTTTGCGGGTGACTTAGTGGTGGCCGATTTGCCCCGTCCGATTCGTCCGGAGCAGGGAACGGCCATTGGCGAAATGCTCCAACGCAAAGGCTATCAGTTTGATAAGTTGCTTTAA